A part of Papaver somniferum cultivar HN1 unplaced genomic scaffold, ASM357369v1 unplaced-scaffold_118, whole genome shotgun sequence genomic DNA contains:
- the LOC113330636 gene encoding E3 ubiquitin-protein ligase ATL31-like produces MISLTRKRNTKFTQIPWIFHVYGSKFIIFIMILLPYTSAQSPPRQTPPPPQLLDQNFRPSMLVVIVVLIVAFFFMGFFSIYIRQCVGQNSPGDTTRAVNGNGIGRSRRAKRGLDPSVIDTFPTFIYSVVKGLKIGKGALECAVCLNEFEDDETCRLLPKCDHVFHPECIDAWLVSHTTCPVCRCDLKEITPTDDANDVEQRRVHTTHDDSDSDTDSDTERRRGSDELINESQEQVLIRVTDGSSSSSVTTDSATSAPDLINPSQTAMQNRPARSKSFKPKKPKKILGKFPRSHSTGHSLIQPGENVERFTLRLPDEVMKQIVNGKLNRTTSLMSFTKRQSSISGGSSHRGGGVFRGGSVNAGSKFYQFAQLSKSDRWSSFKLSMPSFFTRAPSIRLGSKVDRPVDLSSSGRPPV; encoded by the coding sequence atgatttcattaacacgGAAGAGAAACACCAAGTTCACCCAAATCCCATGGATCTTCCACGTGTACGGATCAAaattcatcatctttatcatgatcTTGCTACCTTACACATCGGCACAATCACCTCCCCGACAAACACCACCACCTCCACAACTACTGGATCAGAATTTCAGACCATCGATGTTAGTGGTAATAGTAGTACTAATAGTTGCTTTTTTCTTCATGGGGTTTTTCTCAATTTACATTCGTCAATGTGTTGGTCAAAATAGTCCAGGAGATACGACAAGAGCAGTAAACGGTAACGGTATTGGAAGATCAAGAAGAGCAAAACGAGGGCTTGATCCAAGCGTTATCGATACGTTTCCGACATTTATTTATTCAGTTGTCAAAGGATTAAAGATTGGCAAAGGAGCTTTAGAGTGTGCTGTTTGTTTGAATGAATTCGAAGATGATGAAACTTGTAGATTGCTTCCTAAATGCGACCATGTTTTTCATCCTGAATGTATTGATGCTTGGTTAGTTTCTCATACTACTTGTCCTGTTTGTCGCTGTgatttaaaagaaataacacctaCTGATGATGCAAACGATGTGGAGCAACGACGTGTACATACTACTCATGATGACTCGGATTCCGACACCGATTCAGATACCGAAAGAAGAAGAGGGTCCGATGAATTGATAAATGAATCGCAAGAACAAGTTTTGATTAGAGTCACAGATGGATCATCGTCGTCTTCTGTTACTACTGATTCTGCTACAAGTGCTCCTGATTTAATTAATCCTTCGCAAACTGCGATGCAGAATCGTCCAGCGAGGTCTAAATCATTTAAACCGAAAAAACCGAAGAAAATTCTAGGGAAATTTCCTAGATCTCATTCGACGGGGCATTCGCTTATTCAACCTGGAGAAAATGTTGAGAGATTCACTTTGAGGCTACCGGATGAAGTCATGAAGCAAATCGTGAATGGAAAGTTGAATAGAACGACTAGTCTCATGAGTTTTACGAAAAGGCAATCTTCAATTTCCGGTGGTAGTAGTCACCGTGGAGGTGGTGTATTTCGTGGTGGCAGTGTAAATGCTGGGAGTAAGTTTTATCAGTTCGCTCAGTTATCCAAATCCGACCGCTGGAGTAGCTTTAAGTTGTCAATGCCATCCTTTTTCACGCGGGCACCTTCCATTAGGCTCGGCTCGAAAGTCGATCGACCCGTTGATTTGTCTTCTTCAGGTCGGCCGCCCGTTTGA
- the LOC113330645 gene encoding uncharacterized protein LOC113330645, with protein MWNKAEYQDDVYVHLYFIISDKVLRSGDECPSSSGVTNEVMYLTPTKKVTSDSEMVFSTPKKNVTHEDDFVFSTPKNKAVSNSKLVSPATRKSPRLVCKSIDAQINTAFERLLLNDEDMCHPDDNVDVEYENIQLDNVEEDLCHPVDDDRSLPCFDDVDNDIDIADVRDIVALQVT; from the coding sequence ATGTGGAACAAGGCTGAATATCAAGATGATGTTTATGTGCATCTTTACTTCATTATTAGTGACAAGGTATTGAGGTCTGGTGATGAATGCCCATCATCTTCAGGGGTTACTAATGAAGTTATGTATTTAACACCTACTAAGAAGGTGACAAGTGACTCTGAGATGGTGTTTTCTACACCTAAGAAGAATGTGACACATGAAGATGACTTTGTGTTTTCTACACCTAAGAACAAGGCTGTTAGCAATTCAAAATTAGTTTCTCCTGCTACTAGGAAAAGTCCAAGGTTGGTTTGTAAGTCAATTGATGCTCAAATAAATACTGCATTTGAGAGGTTACTTTTGAATGATGAGGATATGTGCCATCCAGATGATAATGTGGATGTAGAGTATGAGAACATTCAACTAGATAATGTGGAAGAGGATCTGTGCCATCCGGTTGATGATGATAGAAGTCTACCATGCTTTGATGATGTGGATAATGATATTGACATAGCTGATGTCAGAGATATTGTTGCACTGCAGGTAACATAA